TTGTGGGGGGGACTTCGCTTGTCTTCTTCGGATTCAGGGAGCAGACCATTGATATTGATCTTGCTTTGGAAGTGGACGATGATCACCACCAAAAATTGATCGAAGTTATTCGCCGCCTCAAGGAGGACTTGCATCTCAATATTGAAGAAGCAAATCCCGCCGATTTCATTCCCCTTCCAAAAGGTTGGAGAGAGCGGTCTCCCTATGTGGGGACATTCGGTTCTGTCAACGTGTTTCATTTTGACCTTTACTCGATGGCTTTGAGCAAGATGGAGAGGGGAACAGAGGTTGATTTTGAGGATATTGGAGCTCTTCTCCAAAACGGCAAAATTGAGTGGGAAAAATTCGTGAATTTTTATCAGGAAATTTTGCCGGAGTATGGAAAGAAAAGTTTAAGGCAGGATGCTACCCGGATCCGGCGAAATTTTGAAATCCTCAAACGCCAAATCAAAACCGCAACAGAGTGATTATCACTGTTTTTTCGGTTTTTGTATTCTTGCTTTTATTTTTTCAGGCGTTATAGGGAACAATTCAAATCATGGCAAAAATCATTGACATTAAAGCGCGTGAAATTTTGGATTCTCGTGGCAATCCCACGGTTGAGGCGGATTGCTGGGTGGAAGGGCATATTCTGGGGCGCGCGGCGGTTCCCTCCGGTGCTTCAACCGGTCTCTACGAAGCGGTGGAGTTGAGGGACAGCGATCCCAAGCGCTATTTGGGTCGGGGTGTTTTGAATGCCATGGATATTATCAATACCACCATTTGCGGGGCGCTTAAAGGAGTTACCGTTACCGGACAGCAGATTGTTGATAAACGTCTCTTGGAGCTGGATGGAACTCCCAACAAATCCCGTCTGGGTGCCAACGCCATTCTCGCGGTTTCATTGGCGGCGGCAAAGGCCGCGGCGCAAGTGCGTAGCAAACCGCTCTATTCCTATTTTCGCGATCTTTTTGGTACTCAAACAGTTTTTTCAATTCCGGTCCCTCTGATGAATGTTTTAAATGGCGGAGTACACGCCGATAATAATCTCGATATTCAGGAATTCATGATCGTTCCCGCCGGTGCGCCAAGTTTTAGTGAAGCGCTTCGTATGGGCGCCGAAATTTTTCACACCCTCAAGAAAATTTTGAAGGAGAAAAAACTTAGCACGGCAGTGGGAGATGAAGGCGGGTTTGCGCCTCATCTTGTTTCCAATGAAGCCGCCCTTGATCTTTTGGTGGATGCAATTGAAACCGCCGGTTATAAAGCAGGAAAAGATATCTGGATTGCTTTGGATGTCGCCTCATCTTCTTTTTTTGAAAAGGGATCCTATCATTTGAAAACGGAGAAGAGTTCTCAAAAAACTTCGCAAGAATTGGTCGAATGGTATGTGAAGCTGGTTGCAAAATATCCGATCTGTTCGATTGAAGATGGTTTGGCGGAAGAAGATTGGACCGGTTGGCAACAATTGACAAAAGTTTTGGGAAGCAAGGTGCAGATTGTGGGAGATGATCTTTTTGTCACACAAACGGAACGTCTGAAAAAAGGA
This sequence is a window from Deltaproteobacteria bacterium. Protein-coding genes within it:
- the eno gene encoding phosphopyruvate hydratase gives rise to the protein MAKIIDIKAREILDSRGNPTVEADCWVEGHILGRAAVPSGASTGLYEAVELRDSDPKRYLGRGVLNAMDIINTTICGALKGVTVTGQQIVDKRLLELDGTPNKSRLGANAILAVSLAAAKAAAQVRSKPLYSYFRDLFGTQTVFSIPVPLMNVLNGGVHADNNLDIQEFMIVPAGAPSFSEALRMGAEIFHTLKKILKEKKLSTAVGDEGGFAPHLVSNEAALDLLVDAIETAGYKAGKDIWIALDVASSSFFEKGSYHLKTEKSSQKTSQELVEWYVKLVAKYPICSIEDGLAEEDWTGWQQLTKVLGSKVQIVGDDLFVTQTERLKKGVETKSANAILIKLNQVGTLTETLDCIRLAKEAGFATVISHRSGETEDTTIADLAVGTAAGQIKTGSLCRTDRLAKYNQLLRIEEELGPKVKYAGKECIKK